A genome region from Candidatus Methylomirabilota bacterium includes the following:
- a CDS encoding PilZ domain-containing protein: protein MATKRGKGRPKRSKAKAGARRMAKAPVPAQECEANATAQNDGQVPFQGSASVPTEEEVHASVGDGVPVTVQDEVRVIVEDESSVTLEDEVLVPSEDEAPVPVEREARATTQDKVRFIVGDDAPVGAGDEIRVIAEDEALAPLQDEALVPAGDEIQVIAEDEAPGIARDEVSDPIREVAKEEQTLGRRKHARFVVKGEAKGRVAVIWDAVLLDISLGGALIEHANVVRPGTPSSLELDLGGKRIRLRCRVARSVADRIEVQSDGERELIYHTGLQFVEPSDETLQVIGEYIHPIT from the coding sequence GTGGCAACGAAAAGAGGGAAGGGGCGACCGAAGCGTTCAAAGGCCAAGGCCGGTGCAAGGCGAATGGCCAAGGCCCCGGTACCGGCCCAGGAATGTGAGGCGAACGCGACCGCCCAGAATGACGGGCAGGTACCCTTCCAGGGCAGTGCTTCGGTACCCACCGAGGAAGAGGTGCACGCTAGTGTCGGAGATGGGGTACCCGTAACCGTCCAGGATGAGGTACGGGTCATTGTCGAGGATGAGTCGTCTGTGACCCTCGAGGATGAGGTGTTAGTACCCTCCGAGGATGAGGCACCGGTCCCCGTTGAGCGTGAAGCACGGGCTACAACCCAGGATAAGGTCCGGTTTATCGTCGGGGATGATGCGCCCGTAGGCGCCGGGGATGAGATACGGGTCATCGCCGAAGATGAGGCGCTAGCACCCCTCCAGGATGAGGCGTTGGTACCTGCCGGGGATGAGATACAGGTCATCGCCGAAGATGAAGCACCGGGTATCGCCCGCGATGAGGTGTCGGACCCGATCAGGGAAGTCGCAAAGGAAGAACAAACGCTAGGACGGCGGAAACACGCCCGATTCGTTGTGAAAGGGGAGGCCAAGGGGCGAGTCGCTGTCATCTGGGATGCCGTTTTGCTGGATATCAGTCTTGGGGGGGCTCTGATTGAGCATGCCAACGTTGTCCGACCAGGTACTCCCTCCTCCTTGGAGCTTGACCTTGGGGGAAAGAGAATTCGCCTGAGGTGTCGCGTGGCCCGTTCGGTGGCTGATCGGATAGAGGTGCAGTCGGACGGGGAGCGGGAGCTGATCTACCACACCGGATTACAATTTGTCGAACCCTCTGACGAAACACTACAGGTAATCGGTGAGTACATCCATCCGATTACCTAA
- a CDS encoding YciI family protein: protein MYFVILTTDKPNSAHIRQGTRPAHLEYAKRFGQQIVAGGATLTDDGQTMTGSFLLVDMGDRAAVEEFARNDPYVKAGLFETVEIRRWLKVIFNAPPE from the coding sequence ATGTACTTCGTCATCCTGACAACCGATAAGCCGAACTCGGCCCACATCAGGCAGGGCACTCGGCCGGCCCATCTCGAATACGCGAAGCGCTTTGGACAGCAGATCGTCGCCGGCGGCGCGACGCTCACCGACGACGGGCAGACCATGACGGGCAGCTTCCTCCTCGTCGACATGGGGGACCGTGCAGCGGTGGAGGAATTTGCACGCAACGACCCGTACGTGAAGGCAGGACTCTTCGAAACTGTCGAGATCCGACGATGGCTTAAGGTAATCTTCAACGCGCCGCCGGAGTAA
- the tenA gene encoding thiaminase II, producing the protein MVFTDKLFEAARPIWDAQLEHPFVKGIRDGSLDEGLFTNWVLQDYRYLKEFARIFAWAVAKADHLESMGWYAAALNLTLNTEMELHRQYAARFGISPEDLEAAPMWPTTRAYTDFLVRTAADGDMADLIAALLPCAWGYVYIAQHLTQGDPPKDQRYADWIVQYASNEFAAAAEWLKAEMNRLAESASGEKREKLTELFVLSSRYEWQFWEMCWAGERWRV; encoded by the coding sequence ATGGTGTTCACCGACAAACTCTTTGAGGCGGCCCGTCCAATCTGGGATGCGCAGCTCGAGCACCCGTTCGTAAAGGGGATCAGGGACGGGTCACTGGACGAGGGGCTGTTCACAAACTGGGTCTTGCAAGACTACCGTTACCTGAAGGAATTCGCCCGAATCTTTGCGTGGGCCGTGGCGAAGGCCGATCACCTAGAGTCGATGGGCTGGTACGCTGCGGCTTTGAACCTGACCCTCAACACCGAAATGGAATTACACCGGCAGTACGCAGCGCGTTTCGGCATCAGCCCGGAGGATCTCGAAGCAGCCCCGATGTGGCCGACCACTCGAGCTTACACCGACTTCCTCGTTCGGACCGCAGCAGACGGCGATATGGCGGATCTGATCGCGGCGCTGCTGCCATGTGCATGGGGTTATGTATACATTGCGCAGCATCTCACACAAGGTGATCCGCCGAAGGATCAGCGCTACGCCGACTGGATCGTGCAATACGCCTCGAACGAGTTCGCCGCGGCGGCCGAGTGGCTGAAGGCGGAGATGAACCGCCTAGCGGAAAGCGCTAGCGGGGAGAAACGGGAGAAGCTGACCGAACTCTTTGTCCTCTCGAGTCGTTACGAGTGGCAGTTCTGGGAGATGTGCTGGGCTGGGGAGAGGTGGCGGGTATGA
- a CDS encoding HNH endonuclease gives MEPHRVLVLNRSFEPLQVCEVRRAIVLLFTGRAERVEDTADLMRSPSIAVFVPSVIQLQRFIRRPLNHTLSFNKKNILKRDWYTCNYCGRNSGERMTIDHVIPRSLGGKTIWENVVSACRSCNTRKGNRTPQQAGMRLLRKPVKPISALYLTMLAQSARHLHVWEKYLPAEAVRSLKGNGNSQEVYPCNGDVQSPLSLS, from the coding sequence ATGGAGCCGCATAGAGTTCTGGTTCTCAACCGATCCTTTGAACCCCTTCAGGTTTGTGAGGTGCGCCGGGCCATCGTCCTGCTCTTCACCGGCCGTGCAGAGCGGGTAGAGGATACGGCCGATCTCATGCGATCCCCCTCTATCGCCGTGTTCGTCCCATCGGTCATCCAGCTCCAACGGTTTATTCGGCGGCCGTTGAACCACACCCTCTCCTTCAATAAGAAAAACATTCTCAAGCGAGATTGGTACACCTGTAATTACTGCGGCCGTAACAGCGGGGAGCGGATGACCATCGACCACGTGATCCCCCGGTCCCTGGGAGGGAAAACAATCTGGGAAAATGTCGTAAGTGCGTGTCGGTCCTGCAACACCCGAAAAGGTAACCGGACCCCCCAACAGGCCGGGATGCGGCTTCTCCGGAAGCCAGTCAAACCGATCTCAGCCTTATATCTAACGATGTTGGCCCAGTCGGCCCGCCACTTGCACGTGTGGGAGAAGTACCTGCCCGCTGAGGCGGTCAGGTCACTGAAAGGCAACGGAAATAGCCAGGAGGTCTACCCATGCAATGGCGACGTTCAATCCCCCTTGTCGCTCTCCTAG